TAGATCTGCGCCGAGAATAGGGCCCTTCAAAAATAGAAGTCGAAGTTGGTTTTCAGCAAATAATTTACTTACCTTTCCCATTTCTCCACTTAAATGAAGCATATGGAATGTATTCCTTTTAAAATATGTACTTAATACTTGCACAACATTTGATGGAACTAACTGTTTATCAATAGATTTCATTTTTGGATAAATGAATGCGTACATACGATGATGCAGCGCCAGTTTCAAAAATTTGTTCCAATCAATATTTATGAACCAGTCTCCCGGGATTTCTTGTATCTCTTTATCTTCCTTCTTTATAATTTCAAGTAACAATTTTAGTTCTTTAGGTAAATGACTCAAATCAAGATTACAACCGGTATACATCTCATTCTCCTTCAAGATTTTTTTACCCTATCCTTTTTGCAAATTTACCAACAACAGTAAATCTCTTCATTTCTTCTACGCCAGTAATATAAAAGGGCCCGCTACGTAACCACGCATGGGCAATCATATTTCCTGTCTCATCTTTCGCGGTCCCTAAGTAAAGGGTACTTTCAATTTGACGCTTCTCCAACATTTTCATTGCAGCGATAGCTTTAACGAGACACTGGCTTTCCCAAAATGTATAACGGCTCATCATATGCACTGCTTGAGAAATTTTCCTTAATGTAACCTTTTCCGATTCATCATGGCTTAAAGACGTTTCTGCCATATGAATTCCTAATATAGGAGCAGCTTTAGAAAACGGTATACTTTTAAGAATACGAGCCCAGCCTAAATAAAAGAAAGCTTCTATAAGTAATAATTTTGTTCCCATATCGAACGACAAGAAAGCTTTGGCTTTATTTATGATATTCATCGATCCTACTCCTAATCTATTAAATCTGGAACGTTCAATTAAAAATCAAAGTTTTTCATCAACCGAGATTAACCCTTCTGCATACAAATGATTTAAGAAAGAGAGTACCTGTTCCTTACATTCTGCCTCTTCAATCATATATCGAGACAATAATATATCAATCACTTGATTCACAGATATTAATTCATTAATTAAACTCCAAATTTCACCACCTATACCTCCCAAGTTATAGTATTTCCCATTATGGATGCTCATCATCACTTTCTCCCCATCCATATCGCTCACTACATTTTCCTGACCTTGTACAACAAAACTGTGTAATGAAATTGTTTGTTTACTACTCATTATTTTTCCTCCTCTTTTAAAGACTCTAGAATTTTGGATACTAAATCATGTGCCGTAAACTTTGAAATAGGACGTCTCAATTGAAACATATCTATTTTGTTTACGATATTTGTAGAATGCATAAAATGCCATTCCATCATCCCCAATCGTGGGATTAATGAATTCCTATATGTGTGACGCAGCAATGTGCGTAGTCTCTCCAGTCCTTCAATCTGCTGAAGTTCAACATCCCCATTTTCTACTTTCACTAATTCGAATACACCTGCCAATGGTAATGGCTCCTCGAAAAAGTTAGCTGTAACGGGGACAGCATATTTAGTTTCCCTTTCAAATAATGGCTGATAATGCGCTGTCTCCATTCCAAACTGATCAAGACTCTCTTTCCATAACTTTTGTTGCGGGTAAGATGGTGTAACAAAAGGAATATTATCCTCAGAAAGAGACACAGCAATTACATCATCGCTTAAAAGCTGATAGCCTTTGCTTAAAAGGGCTGATGCAAGAGTTGATTTTCCAGCTCCCGATCTTCCTACAAAAGCATACGCCTTTCCATTGATGGCTATTGCACTTCCATGCAGAGGGAGTATTTTTCTCTGCATCAACAATGCCCCCATACAAGTCCCAAGAATATAAAGCCGAATCTTATCTTGATCAGACCCTTTCATAGGTGAAACAATAATTTTTTCTCCATTTTGAATACAAAACGTAGCAGTTTCGGGGATTTGAAACATAATTAATTCTTCTTCAACTACAAATACTGACTTCGGAGAAGATAACTCTCCCCATAATTGGGACAAATCTGCAGTTTCTATTTTTACGTCTACTTCATTTTCGTAATTACTTACTTGAGGTAATTCCGGCAGGGGAATCTCACTTAATAGGGCTAATCCGAAGGCTTTGTAAATCTCTTTCTTTACAGTATGTATCATCTTTCTCACTCCAAATAGTTGAAAAATTGATTAAAAAAAACCCTTATACCGTAATTAAACTATATAAGGGCTGTAAAGCATATAAATCTCATTTAAATATTAGTGCATTAGTTGTGGTGAAGTGCGCCTTGCTCATCCTCATCTTCAAAAACTTGGTCAACAAGTCTCTTTCCAGGTCCAGCCATTGTCATGTTGATATCAAGCACTTCTAATACTGGTGATTGCCATTCTTGTTTCATAATTTCACCCCCTTTCAAATATATTTTTTGATAAATCGATAGACAATAAGACTACGCATTAAAATTCTAAAATCCGGATCAAACACGTATTCTACTTGTGGTTCTCCTTGAATTTTCAAAATCGCACTCTTAATAATCTCTATATTAAAAAAGTTAGAGGCCACTGGGTCTTTACTAAGCTGCTGAAGTTCCTCGATAAACATTTTCCATGAAGGAATCATGCGATGAACCACATCAGCTGCCTGTATTCCCCGCACACGTTGATTTAATCTTACTTTGTCAGGAAGAAATCCTTTTGTGGACCTCCGGACAAGTGCACGATTTAAGCCATTTTGAACAAATTGTTCGAGTGGTAACGATAAGCAGAATCGAATTACCCGTAAGTCATTCGTTGGATCATGCCCTTGTAAACCATAGCGCAAGGAGAGCTTTGTTCCACTTGTACCCGTTGTATTCCACAAGTTTAGCTGTTCAAAATGTTTCTGTCTTATTTCATATATATTTGGGATAGAAGCCCCTGTTACTTTCACACCATGTTCTTCAAGCTTTCTAAATACATCAGTACGTTTTGCAAGTTCTGGACTAACTAACGTTGGCAATTCGTATTGCTGTTCCGAGGAAAACATGTTTTTTATCGATGGAAATGCTTTCTCTCCTACAACTTTCAGTATTCTCGATTTTTTGACCCCAACGTTCTTACCATACAAATCAATTTCACGATAAAGCTGCAACCAGCTGAATTTTTTAAGTAAAGTCGCATAATAATCTAAAGCTGGCCCCCAAGAGATTGTGAAATTTCCTCTCGCTCCATTTAAGAGCACCCCAATCCCTTGTTGTTGGGCTTTTTCATAAATTCCTTTCACCCAGACGGAATTTTCGAAAAATTTATATGGCATCTCCATAATCTCAAGCCAATCATCAATTTCTGAGAAAGAATTTTCTCCCGGGAAATTCAAATAATTCCCTTTAATATTCCCTACATGTTGTACTGTAGTTTGGATAAATGGCTTTTCATCAGCAATCGTATGGCCACGAGTCCAATCAGTAAATCCTTCTGCAGGTACTGAGCTGAATGTATATAATTTTTTGTTCTCTTTTTGCAGAGCTCTCGCAGCAAAGCTAGCAACAGCACCTGAATCTAATCCCCCACTTAAATGAGAACCAACATTACGATGAGTACGTAACCTTGATGTTACTGCGCTTTCAAATACGTCCCTGAACGCCTCTTCATAATCTTCATTTGATTTGAGTTGCAACTGCTCCTCTACAAATAACGTGTCGTATTTCGCAATACTAACTCTTCCCTTAACTACGGAGATAGTATGAGAAGGGGGGACTTGCTCTATATTTTTATGCACTGTTGAAAATGCATCTATTGTATCAAGCATATTAGGTATCGCTAAATATTCAGCTAACCATTGCTCATTCAATTCCTTCCCGACGTATGGTAAAGAAAACAGCGGTTGTATGCTAGTACAAAAAGCAAATTGATTTTGATTGCGGTAAAAGTAAAAAGTCCGACTTCCTGAAAAATCACGTGCACCAAAGAGTAATTGCTTTCTCTCATCCCAAATCATAAAAGCAAAATCACCAATTAGATACTTTGGTACATGCTCTCCCCACTTTTGATAAGCGAGTAAAATCAACTTACTATCAGGCATCTCTCTTCTATGTACCTTTTCTACTTGCAATCTATCGAATAATTCATTGCGATTATCAATAATAGCATCAGCAGTTATAACCAACTGTGTTTCATAATCATAGTAAGGTAATTGTTCATTAATAGATTCAGATGTTATCCATTTTGCATGGGAGCCCAAAAAAATATTTTCCTTGTGCCATATATCGGTATTGTCACCTGGATAACGAGATAAATCCTTCATGATTCCAATCCTATGTTCAGGCGGTATCGGTTCTCCATTTAAATGATAAATTCCGGTTATTGCACTCATTTTTTTCCTCCCACTACAAGACAATTAAGGGAAAACCCGATGGATAAGCAAATTACCAGATATATCAAAAAAATGTTATTAATATACCAGAAAACCCTTTCCTCAAACTACCTCGTTTACGCATAACAGATTTTAAAACCCAATTTTATAGCCTTAAATCTTTTTTCAGTTGAAGTATTCAAGCTTTCAGGCTACCTATCCTAATGTAAACCCTTGCATTTTAATTTTCTCAAAAAAAGAACCAAGGTATGATCTTCTTAATCCGAATCAAAATATTACCATCTGAATTTTATATGAATAAAAATCCTTGAATTTAATATATCAATAAAACGTTTATATTCTTTATAAAGAATATAAAATCAGATTACCATTTCACTATTGTATTGTCAAGCATCTATATACTCAAAAAAATGAATATTTATGTATCTTTTTTAGTAACTGTCAGAACAAATAATACAGTAAAACTTTAATCGGTAGGAGACTTTACATCCCTACCGACTATTAACCTCACCAATCGAACTTTTACGAACATTCCATCTATCTTCTTAGTTCCCCTAAAATCTTAAGGTAGTGCTCTTAATGTTCACAAATAGCAGGATAAACGTTATATCTTACAAATACACAGCAAAATTTTCATCTTTTTATATTTTAAAAATTTCTGTGCTATGATATTTTATATAATTTATTATTAACCTATTAATTAAAGCTGATTTTTATATTTTATGTTCTCTATTACTTTATTCTTCTGCTTCTTTAATCGAAACAGGAGAATAACCTTTTTATATTTATACCATTTTCACAAAGGGGATGATATAATATGCGTTCACCACTAATAATGCTAGCAAAGAATATAATTCGCATTTACCACAAGATTATGTACGCTTACTATTTCACTCTTTATAGGGATTGCCGTGACTTTCATTCAAAAAAAAATTTTTTCCGTAAAATGAAATTTCACAAAAACGGCACTGAATAAGATATTAAATCCTCCTAGTTCATTAACGCCTTTCTTAATTGAAGCTCTTTCTATTTTTTATCTTTACATGCCAGCACTTACCGTCAATATATTCTTAATACATGTAATAACTCTTGTCTGATCTTGCTCTGTCATACCTGATCCAGATGGAAGACATAGACCGGTTTCAAATAGTTTTCTAGCAATATCTTCACGTTCACTATGAGAATAATAAGTTATTCCCTCAAATAGCGGTTGCATATGAAGAGGTTTCCAAACAGGACGCGCCTCAATGTTTTCATTTTCCAGTTGTTTCAGTAATGTCTGAATCGATACTCCTATTTTTTCTTCATCTACAGTAAGAACTGTAAGCCATCGGTTTGAATAAGTATCCTCTAACTCAGGCATAAACTGTACCCCTGGAATATGAGATAATTCTTGATAGTATCTATCAAATATTTTTCTCCTTGCCTGTACTCTATCCCGTAAGACTTGCAGCTGCGCTCTACCTACACCCGCTAAAATATTACTCATACGATAATTATATCCAACCTCACTATGTTGGTAGTGTGGAGCCGGATCTCTTGCTTGAGTAGCTAAAAATCTTGCTTTTCTCAATGCCTCGACATCATTCGAAACAAGCATACCTCCACCTGAAGTTGTAATGATTTTATTGCCGTTGAACGAATAAATACCAAATTTTCCGAATGTCCCACTTGCTTTACCTTTGTAGGAAGAACCAAGTGATTCCGCTGCATCCTCTACTACTGGAACATTATATGTATCACATAACGAAAGAATTTCATCCATTTTAGCGCTTTGTCCATATAAATTTACAACAATGACTGCTTTCGGAAGTATTCCTTTCTCATTTGCATCACGTAATGCACGTTCTAAAGCTTGTGGCGACATATTCCATGTTTCAAGCTCAGAATCAATAAATACTGGTTTAGCCCCTAAATATAAAATTGGATTTGCGCTCGCTATAAAAGTAAGACTCGAACAAAACACCGTATCTCCATCTTTTACATCCAGTAAGCGAAGTGCCAAATGGATAGCAGAGGTTCCTGAACTAACTGCAGCCGCATCACGAACTCCAACATGGGATGAAAGTTCACTTTCAAACGCATCTACATTTGGACCAAGTGGAGCAATCCAATTCATATCAAATGCTTCCCCTATATATTTTTGTTCATTACCGCTCATATGTGGAGCGGAGAGATAGATTCTTGTTTTTTCCTGTGAATATACCACTTTAAACACTCTCCTATAATTCTTTTTTTATTACTCTAGCTGGAATGCCAACTGCTTTACAATTCGCTACAATGTCACAGATCACTGTTGCTCCGGCACCGATAACGGACCAATCGCCAATTGTAATATTTGGAATTACATTAACTCCTGCTCCTATATGTACTCCTGTTCCTACAGTAACGGATCCTGTAAGCACTGCATTTGGGGAAATATGTGCAAAATCTTTTACCTTATTATCATGTTCAATAATAGCGCCTGAATTGACAATAACGTGATTCCCAATTTCAACATCTGCATTAATAATTGCACCAGGCATCACAACCGTACCAGCTCCAATCTTTGCACTTAAACTAACAATAGATTGTTTATGTATAAGCGTCGCATAGCGATGACTGGGAATCTCTAACTGCTCCATAATTATCTTTCTTGTTCTGTTATTTCCTATAGCTATCACGAACTTTGTATCTACATGCTCATCCATTAACTTTACAGCTGCAGAAATAGGTCCAAAATAAACGCCATCCTCAACTTTTAACTCTTTATACACATCATCTAATTGCGCAATGATTTCATAATTTCCATACGATAGGATAATATCTCGGATTACTTTACTATGACCACCTGCCCCAATCATAATTATTCGCATCCATCTCACCTCCTCAAGAATTCTTTGTACCATTAAATTTTTCCACAGTTACATGCCCAACCTGATTGATTCCTTCTGACTTAAATACTTTCTTTGCCGTTAACAACAAAATTTTCATATCAAGCCAAAAAGTCCTATTATCGACATACCACACATCAAGATCAAATTTCTCTTCCCATGAAATTGCATTTCTTCCATTCACTTGAGCCCATCCTGTAATTCCTGGTCTTACCATATGCCGCCTAGATTGTTCTTCTGTATATAACTCCAAGTATTCCATTAATAGTGGTCTGGGACCTACTAAACTTAAATCGCCTTTTATAACATTGAATAACTGTGGCAACTCATCCAAACTACACTTTCTAAGAAATCCCCCAAACTTAGTAAACCTTACATCATCAGGCAACAGATTGCCGTTGTTATCTTTCTCATCAGTCATAGATCTAAACTTATAAAGAGAAAAAGACGCACCATGTAATCCCGGGCGTTGCTGCTTAAATATGATGGGGGAACCTAACTTACATCTAACTAATACGGCTACTACACTAATAGGAACTAACAGTAACACCAATAATGATAAAGAAACGAATAAATCAAAAAATCTTTTCATAAATAATTATACTCCAATCGAAAATTTTTTAGAGAGTTCCCCACAGAACAGGATTCCAATCTTCTAATTACTTTTTAGTAATTCTCTCCAATTTAATCCTACCCTCAGTTTCATATACATAACATGAAAGTCATTTGCAGTGTATATTCTTCTATAAATTTCTTCACTCAGTATGTTATAGATACAATCCTTCGTCTCCTAAAGTACCGGACGCCTAAGCCCATAATAAAACCGCTATATTTTTATACAAAGATAGCGGTTTATTATTTCTACATTCAGTTAATGATAGTATCATCTATTAATCTAGCATTTGTACTTGCATCAATAGATACATCATTGAATACATATTTGGCCGTAGTCACCATCTTCTCCCTAATCAATCAGTATGAACTAAGAAGGGCTTCATTCCATAGTCTATAGTTCACAGGGCTTTCCCTAAAACGTATGGTAATAGAATTTAACAATATCTTAGTTAAAATTAACAAGAAATTTTCTTGTTTAAATTGAATTTTTTTAATAACTTTTGTGAAATCCCTCTAATAATCCCAAATAAATATTTAAACTCTGTTGTTTTATGAAAAATCAATATATAAATCACATTAGGAACTATGATACAAATCATTCCCTTTAACAATAACTCCCAAAAATGGCTTGATAACGTGAAATTGCTCAAAAAACTCGTAATAAAATACGTTCCTATACCTATCACTGCGTAGTAGGAGTATTTCAAGAAATAATCCATTACAGACCTATTAAATACATTTTTGTATACTAAATAAGGAGTAATCCAGAAAGGAACAACAAGCACACTTACAAGTGTACCAATAAAGACACCTATTATTCCCATATACTTAACTAATACAATAGAAATTACTAAATTAACAGCAGCTTGAACCAAAGGCGCATATCTATCCTCATGAAAAACACCCGCTGTAGTTTTTACAGTCGTTATGGAATTCCTCATGCCCCTTTCATAAAAAATAATTATTAATACAAGCAACACACTTTTGCTCATAAGATACTCGGTTCCAATCCATAAAGTGATAAAAGGTTCTATTGTAATGCATAAAAGTATAGAGAAGAATGAGTATAACCAAAAATTTAAAAGCATATAGACTTTATACACACTATAAACCTTCTCTACACTTTCCTCTGCTACTAAATTTCCTACACTATGATATGTATTATTAAAGATTTGATAAGTAAAGTTTCTACAAATATCTATTAACATATTATAATTAGAATATAATCCGACTGCCGCCACACTGATAAATGAAGATATAATAATGTTATCAGTACCCAATACTAAATAATTCCCTATGTTTTGTAGTACAATTGCTTTCACATTCTTAACAATTTTCTCTTTAGTTTCAGCATCTAATACACCCGAAACTTTCTCTTTTAAAAATGGATACATCCTGTTGACTATAATTGCCAAAACAATACTAGTAGCGACTGTTATCACACTATCAATAACTAAGTATAGAATATAATTTTTTGTAAAATGAAGTATTCCAATCTTGAGGCAAGCAGATGCAATTGAAGATATAGAATATATTCCTGTTACAATATAACCCTTTTGCGAAACACTTAAGAATGAATTCTTATGCATGTACAAATAAGGTACAACTGTATTGAATAGAAAAATAAGATAAATCCAATGGATATTTTCGACATTCGAATCTTTAATGAAATAACCAAGAAATGGCATCAAGGACAATCCAAGTAACAAGACAATTAAGGCGATTACCATATATGCTTTCCGATACAATCTCATAAGTACGTTAATCTTTTCTTGATCGTTCTCTGCAACCGGCTTATAAAGACTATACATTATACTAGCACCTATCCCTGCCTCAGCTAAAGAAAGCATGGATAATATATTAGTAAGGAATCCATTTATACCTAGATATTCAATACCTAAACTATTGATAAATACAGTTCGTGAAATGAAGCTTAAAGATGTAACAATGATTTGGTTTCCGATCCCAGCAGATATATTAATTATGGAGTTTTTTATCCTCATTTTAAGACCTTCTTGATATAATTTTTTTACATTTAGCTAAAAAGATAGCCGCCATTAAAGTAACCGGTTGAATACCTAAGTATTCTGCAGCCTTCTTTACATTTAAATTAGACTTAACAAAATCGTAATATAAATTATAATAGGATAATCTACCCTTTGGACCACACTTATAAAATTCAATTTGCTGCTTCATATAATATGCTGTACCTTTAGGACTTCCGGCGAATATCTCCTTCATATTTTGAGTTAAACCATCCTCTAGATAATTACATATATATATTGTTTTATTAAACCATCTTATTTTATAACCTTCATAAGCCATTTTATTCCATACTGTAGCCTCTGTCATAAATTTTTCCCCTTCAAACTCACGAAACTTGTTTTTCCTTAATATATCGGTATAAAAAACCTCAGCCTTATCTCCCGTTATATTATATGTATTCCGTTCAAGTGAAGTTGCATCAATATATTTACCTTCAAATGTTGTCCCTACGAGGTCCTCAATACTCCCCCCTTTATTACCCGAAACACCACAAAATAGCTTTTTATCTTCTAGGCTATTTTCCCAACTTACTATACTTTCTAAAGCATCTTCTGTAAGATTGTCATCAGAATCTACTATAAAGAACATTTCACCTTCAGCCAAATCGACAGCCCTGTTAATCGCTCTATGTTTCCCTCCGTTTTTGACTTTATAATACCGTATGGGAAATGGGTTTTTTTCTAGTTTCCACATCTTGAATAATTCCTCTGTATTATCACTTGACCCATCATCAATAACTAGCCATTCAAAATCCGTATATGTTTGTTCTTGTAACGACCTATATAATTTCTCTATGATATAACTCCTGTTATATGTTGGAGTGAATACTGTTATTCTCATTTAATCCCCTCATTTTTATCCTAACTTTTTCTTTCCATCTATTCACAGTAATCATTTCAGTTAATTATTTGCCTATTTCAAGACTTAACTTCTACAAATGAAAATATATCTTTTAATATTACAAAAAGAAAATCCATTTATACTCCCTCTCGT
This sequence is a window from Bacillus pseudomycoides DSM 12442. Protein-coding genes within it:
- a CDS encoding lasso peptide biosynthesis B2 protein, with translation MNIINKAKAFLSFDMGTKLLLIEAFFYLGWARILKSIPFSKAAPILGIHMAETSLSHDESEKVTLRKISQAVHMMSRYTFWESQCLVKAIAAMKMLEKRQIESTLYLGTAKDETGNMIAHAWLRSGPFYITGVEEMKRFTVVGKFAKRIG
- a CDS encoding lasso peptide biosynthesis PqqD family chaperone produces the protein MSSKQTISLHSFVVQGQENVVSDMDGEKVMMSIHNGKYYNLGGIGGEIWSLINELISVNQVIDILLSRYMIEEAECKEQVLSFLNHLYAEGLISVDEKL
- a CDS encoding paeninodin family lasso peptide, with the protein product MKQEWQSPVLEVLDINMTMAGPGKRLVDQVFEDEDEQGALHHN
- a CDS encoding lasso peptide isopeptide bond-forming cyclase; protein product: MSAITGIYHLNGEPIPPEHRIGIMKDLSRYPGDNTDIWHKENIFLGSHAKWITSESINEQLPYYDYETQLVITADAIIDNRNELFDRLQVEKVHRREMPDSKLILLAYQKWGEHVPKYLIGDFAFMIWDERKQLLFGARDFSGSRTFYFYRNQNQFAFCTSIQPLFSLPYVGKELNEQWLAEYLAIPNMLDTIDAFSTVHKNIEQVPPSHTISVVKGRVSIAKYDTLFVEEQLQLKSNEDYEEAFRDVFESAVTSRLRTHRNVGSHLSGGLDSGAVASFAARALQKENKKLYTFSSVPAEGFTDWTRGHTIADEKPFIQTTVQHVGNIKGNYLNFPGENSFSEIDDWLEIMEMPYKFFENSVWVKGIYEKAQQQGIGVLLNGARGNFTISWGPALDYYATLLKKFSWLQLYREIDLYGKNVGVKKSRILKVVGEKAFPSIKNMFSSEQQYELPTLVSPELAKRTDVFRKLEEHGVKVTGASIPNIYEIRQKHFEQLNLWNTTGTSGTKLSLRYGLQGHDPTNDLRVIRFCLSLPLEQFVQNGLNRALVRRSTKGFLPDKVRLNQRVRGIQAADVVHRMIPSWKMFIEELQQLSKDPVASNFFNIEIIKSAILKIQGEPQVEYVFDPDFRILMRSLIVYRFIKKYI
- a CDS encoding DegT/DnrJ/EryC1/StrS family aminotransferase; translation: MVYSQEKTRIYLSAPHMSGNEQKYIGEAFDMNWIAPLGPNVDAFESELSSHVGVRDAAAVSSGTSAIHLALRLLDVKDGDTVFCSSLTFIASANPILYLGAKPVFIDSELETWNMSPQALERALRDANEKGILPKAVIVVNLYGQSAKMDEILSLCDTYNVPVVEDAAESLGSSYKGKASGTFGKFGIYSFNGNKIITTSGGGMLVSNDVEALRKARFLATQARDPAPHYQHSEVGYNYRMSNILAGVGRAQLQVLRDRVQARRKIFDRYYQELSHIPGVQFMPELEDTYSNRWLTVLTVDEEKIGVSIQTLLKQLENENIEARPVWKPLHMQPLFEGITYYSHSEREDIARKLFETGLCLPSGSGMTEQDQTRVITCIKNILTVSAGM
- a CDS encoding acetyltransferase; amino-acid sequence: MRIIMIGAGGHSKVIRDIILSYGNYEIIAQLDDVYKELKVEDGVYFGPISAAVKLMDEHVDTKFVIAIGNNRTRKIIMEQLEIPSHRYATLIHKQSIVSLSAKIGAGTVVMPGAIINADVEIGNHVIVNSGAIIEHDNKVKDFAHISPNAVLTGSVTVGTGVHIGAGVNVIPNITIGDWSVIGAGATVICDIVANCKAVGIPARVIKKEL
- a CDS encoding sugar transferase: MKRFFDLFVSLSLLVLLLVPISVVAVLVRCKLGSPIIFKQQRPGLHGASFSLYKFRSMTDEKDNNGNLLPDDVRFTKFGGFLRKCSLDELPQLFNVIKGDLSLVGPRPLLMEYLELYTEEQSRRHMVRPGITGWAQVNGRNAISWEEKFDLDVWYVDNRTFWLDMKILLLTAKKVFKSEGINQVGHVTVEKFNGTKNS
- a CDS encoding lipopolysaccharide biosynthesis protein, with the protein product MRIKNSIINISAGIGNQIIVTSLSFISRTVFINSLGIEYLGINGFLTNILSMLSLAEAGIGASIMYSLYKPVAENDQEKINVLMRLYRKAYMVIALIVLLLGLSLMPFLGYFIKDSNVENIHWIYLIFLFNTVVPYLYMHKNSFLSVSQKGYIVTGIYSISSIASACLKIGILHFTKNYILYLVIDSVITVATSIVLAIIVNRMYPFLKEKVSGVLDAETKEKIVKNVKAIVLQNIGNYLVLGTDNIIISSFISVAAVGLYSNYNMLIDICRNFTYQIFNNTYHSVGNLVAEESVEKVYSVYKVYMLLNFWLYSFFSILLCITIEPFITLWIGTEYLMSKSVLLVLIIIFYERGMRNSITTVKTTAGVFHEDRYAPLVQAAVNLVISIVLVKYMGIIGVFIGTLVSVLVVPFWITPYLVYKNVFNRSVMDYFLKYSYYAVIGIGTYFITSFLSNFTLSSHFWELLLKGMICIIVPNVIYILIFHKTTEFKYLFGIIRGISQKLLKKFNLNKKISC
- a CDS encoding glycosyltransferase family 2 protein, with the translated sequence MRITVFTPTYNRSYIIEKLYRSLQEQTYTDFEWLVIDDGSSDNTEELFKMWKLEKNPFPIRYYKVKNGGKHRAINRAVDLAEGEMFFIVDSDDNLTEDALESIVSWENSLEDKKLFCGVSGNKGGSIEDLVGTTFEGKYIDATSLERNTYNITGDKAEVFYTDILRKNKFREFEGEKFMTEATVWNKMAYEGYKIRWFNKTIYICNYLEDGLTQNMKEIFAGSPKGTAYYMKQQIEFYKCGPKGRLSYYNLYYDFVKSNLNVKKAAEYLGIQPVTLMAAIFLAKCKKIISRRS